From Candidatus Hydrogenedentota bacterium:
TTTCCGGCCCGACTTGCTGGGAATGGGAGGCACAGACGAGAAGGAGAAGTGAAATTGCGCATCCTATCGCGAATCTCATGGAACTACTCCCCCGTATCCACTGTCGGGCGATTACCAATACACACCACGCCGCCCATTCCAGTAGATAGAAGCAAGTGTAGTCGCTCTCCAACGGCAAGTCCACTGCCTAAGCCGAAATCACTCGGCAGTGCCGATCGGGGAGTTGGTCCGAATGGGCCAATCCGGCGAGAAAGGAAAGGCTCGAATTTCGACCGGTGGTGGAGATTCCAGGAAAGACTGATCGACGAGGCGAAGCATTGCCTCTTTCCACGCAATAGTTGATGGTTTACTGCAAACCGCCGGTTTTTGTGTCGGGGGGCCCTGCCAGATTTCGTACCACAGCCTCCACAAAGTCAGCGGTGTGCTCCACCGTCGTATAATCTATCTCGCCGGGCCGGTCCCCCTCCACGTCAAAGTCCGTACGCCCACCACGTGCCGTAATCCCTATCGCCTTGTAACCGCGCGTATACGCAAGGTAAGCATCCGTTGGTAAGCCGCGATGTACAATTGGCGAAGCGGTAGACTCCCGTGAAGCCGCTTGCGCCGCTTTAATCAACTCTGGATCGGACTTAAAAGTGTGTAGCAGGCCTTCCGCCCTCGTGTAAAACACATCGCCCTGGCCCACATCGTCGACGTTGATGAAGTAGGTGTTCGATTTGTCTAAGCGATGCACACGAAGGAAGTGCCGCATCCCGCTCAGCCACGTTTCTTTACTGCCAGTCGCCAAGAACCAAATATCTGAATTTTCCACGGGAGCCCGTTGAATGCGGTCCGCGAGTTCCAGCATGACCGCTACGCCGGACGCATTGTCTGATGCGCCGCGCACATAGTCATTCGACAATTCGCAGGAACCAACTGCAAATGCGGCGCCGATAAGGACACCAAGACAGCTCCATTGAACGATAAGGTCGGGCCTGATTGACCAGTCCTCGAAAAGCGCCACATCGCGGAGGACACAACAGACCAATAGGATAACCATGGAGACCACAACCAAAATGTGAGCGGGGCGCAACCATCGTTCCACCTCCGGACGCCGCAAGAAGTGGTCGCGGGGGCTATCGTAGTGCGCGGTAATCACAATGAGTCGTTCCGGCCTGAGCGCGTGCAGCCTCGCGACAACATTCTGAGTTTCATACTGGGGCAGCAGATTCCCCAGGATACGGTAACCGGAGAATTCGGCGAGATAAAGGAGGAATACAATGCAGCCGTAAGTAAACGCCAGCCATGGTTCCCAGGATGCGAGCAATGCAACGACAACGGCTTCGCCATAGTAGGAGGCAAACAGAAGCCATGGACTCTCTATGGCAAAGAAATCGTCGATTTCCACGTCCGGGGTTACGAGGGTCAGCCGGTCGCGAATGTACTCCGCGGCGGACCGCTCGCTCTTGGTGCTCGCGCCCCGGTGTGTCAGATTGCCCGCGAGATATTCGATATCGCGGCGCATTTCCGCCTTGCCCACGCTAGACCTCGGCGCAATCCAGGCCAAAGGCGTCGGCAACTCCCTGGTGCGTCACGGCCCCTTGGTACACATTAAGTCCGCGCTTTAACGCGGGATCCTCGGCAATGGCGCGTTCCAGGCCTTTGTCGGCGAGGGCCAAGCCGTAGCCTAGTGTCGCGTTTGTCAGCGCGTAAGTGGACGTCCGAGGTACGGCCCCGGGCATGTTCGTGACACAATAGTGCACGACATCATGGACCATATACGTGGGATCGTCGTGTGTGGTTGGACGCGACGTCTCGAAGCAGCCGCCTTGATCGATGGCAATATCCACAATGGCCGAGCGTTGACGCATGCCGCGCACCATTTCCTTCGTAACAAGTCGAGGAGCCCTGGCTCCGGGAATCAGAACGGCCCCGATCACCAAGTCCGCATGCGTGACTTCCTCCGCAATTGCCGCGCGATTGGACATGAGCGTTGTAACGTGCCCGCCCATAATATCGTGGATGTATCGCAGCCGGGCTGGGTCCACATCAAGGATCGTCACGTGAGCTCCCATGCCCACGGCCACGCGGCACGCGTTTTGTCCTGCTGTGC
This genomic window contains:
- the ald gene encoding alanine dehydrogenase; amino-acid sequence: MIVGVPKEIKTGEARVALAAPGVSAFVAHGHKVLVEKGAGIGSGISDAEYRAAGAQIVQHPRAVWDRSDMIIKVKEPIAQEWEYMYDGQIIYTYLHLASDEHLTRTMMKKRVSGVAYETIQRDDGTLPLLTPMSEVAGRLSVQKGAHCLEALYGGMGILLSGVSGVRPAHVVILGAGTAGQNACRVAVGMGAHVTILDVDPARLRYIHDIMGGHVTTLMSNRAAIAEEVTHADLVIGAVLIPGARAPRLVTKEMVRGMRQRSAIVDIAIDQGGCFETSRPTTHDDPTYMVHDVVHYCVTNMPGAVPRTSTYALTNATLGYGLALADKGLERAIAEDPALKRGLNVYQGAVTHQGVADAFGLDCAEV
- a CDS encoding Zn-dependent exopeptidase M28; the encoded protein is MGKAEMRRDIEYLAGNLTHRGASTKSERSAAEYIRDRLTLVTPDVEIDDFFAIESPWLLFASYYGEAVVVALLASWEPWLAFTYGCIVFLLYLAEFSGYRILGNLLPQYETQNVVARLHALRPERLIVITAHYDSPRDHFLRRPEVERWLRPAHILVVVSMVILLVCCVLRDVALFEDWSIRPDLIVQWSCLGVLIGAAFAVGSCELSNDYVRGASDNASGVAVMLELADRIQRAPVENSDIWFLATGSKETWLSGMRHFLRVHRLDKSNTYFINVDDVGQGDVFYTRAEGLLHTFKSDPELIKAAQAASRESTASPIVHRGLPTDAYLAYTRGYKAIGITARGGRTDFDVEGDRPGEIDYTTVEHTADFVEAVVRNLAGPPDTKTGGLQ